A region of Mammaliicoccus sp. Dog046 DNA encodes the following proteins:
- a CDS encoding isochorismatase family cysteine hydrolase, whose translation MNKALIVVDYSNDFIATNGKLTCGEPGQQIEQNIINKIETYNNNQDFIFYLMDYHLENDPYHPETKLFPPHNIVNTEGRQLYNQLQPQYESIQDAEHVFWIDKTRYSSFAGTHLDSLLRERNVDTVEIVGVCTDICVLHTAVDAYNLNYNIIIPSNCVASFNQAGHEWALTHFENSIGAVVE comes from the coding sequence TTGAATAAAGCACTGATCGTCGTAGATTATTCAAATGATTTTATTGCAACAAATGGTAAATTAACTTGTGGAGAGCCTGGACAACAGATCGAACAAAACATTATAAATAAGATTGAAACTTACAATAACAATCAAGATTTCATCTTCTACCTAATGGATTATCATTTAGAAAATGATCCTTACCATCCTGAGACGAAACTCTTCCCACCGCATAATATTGTTAATACTGAAGGCAGACAATTATATAATCAATTACAGCCACAATATGAAAGTATTCAAGATGCTGAACATGTTTTTTGGATAGATAAAACACGATACAGCTCATTCGCTGGTACACATTTAGATAGTCTTTTAAGAGAAAGAAATGTGGATACAGTTGAAATTGTTGGTGTATGTACTGATATTTGTGTATTACACACAGCCGTTGACGCATACAATCTTAATTACAATATCATCATACCGTCTAACTGTGTCGCATCATTTAATCAAGCTGGCCATGAATGGGCACTGACACATTTTGAAAATAGTATAGGCGCTGTTGTAGAATAG
- a CDS encoding glycosyl hydrolase family 28-related protein produces the protein MLNTINVKNYGARGRCGLRDTIGIQLALLQAKKGPVTIYIPKGEYHIIYELVIYEHTTLILDDEAVLIRKSPTAMLKNGHKFKKYYGYEGHGNINIIGGTFDAFGHTNNTNNTIMSIGHARNIQIHGVTFKNVVGGHAIDACGIDGFYLTECQFLGFRDDSGTRLFSEAVQIDLQIKGAFPKFGATDGTVTRNVLIEHCYFGNSGDPNMSAWNRAIGSHASMYDAFYENIHIKHNIFDGLGDFAVTLLKSKETSITNNQFIDCEGGIRYLAVPTGKYSFDINQLSKGAQGGSTLLIGENTFSNIQSKQSILIKSYEDAINKDIYIFNNQFADERSDNIKFINAEGIYMKENINLTRIKHDNVKTVYEL, from the coding sequence ATGCTGAACACAATTAATGTTAAAAATTATGGTGCACGCGGACGATGTGGTTTAAGAGATACTATAGGTATACAATTAGCGCTACTTCAAGCTAAGAAAGGCCCCGTAACGATTTATATCCCAAAAGGTGAATATCATATTATTTATGAACTCGTTATTTATGAACATACAACGTTGATACTCGATGATGAAGCAGTATTAATTAGAAAGTCACCGACCGCTATGTTGAAGAATGGTCATAAATTCAAAAAATATTATGGCTATGAAGGGCATGGAAATATAAATATTATTGGTGGGACTTTTGATGCATTTGGACATACAAACAATACAAATAATACAATCATGTCAATTGGACATGCGCGTAACATTCAAATTCATGGTGTCACATTTAAAAATGTAGTCGGGGGACATGCGATTGATGCTTGTGGTATTGATGGTTTTTATCTGACGGAGTGTCAATTTTTAGGTTTTAGAGATGACAGTGGTACAAGATTATTTAGTGAAGCAGTACAAATAGATTTACAGATTAAAGGTGCATTTCCAAAGTTCGGTGCGACAGATGGCACGGTGACAAGAAATGTTTTAATTGAGCATTGCTATTTCGGAAATTCAGGAGATCCGAATATGTCAGCATGGAATCGTGCTATTGGATCGCATGCCAGCATGTATGATGCATTTTATGAAAATATCCACATCAAACATAATATTTTTGATGGATTAGGGGACTTCGCAGTAACATTACTTAAATCAAAAGAGACTTCAATTACAAATAATCAATTTATTGATTGTGAAGGGGGCATCAGATATCTAGCGGTGCCTACTGGTAAATATTCATTCGACATTAATCAATTAAGTAAAGGTGCACAAGGTGGTTCTACTTTATTAATCGGTGAAAATACTTTTAGTAATATTCAATCCAAACAAAGTATATTAATAAAGAGTTACGAAGATGCGATCAATAAAGATATTTATATATTTAATAATCAATTTGCAGATGAGCGTTCAGATAACATTAAGTTTATAAACGCAGAAGGTATATATATGAAAGAGAAT